In Stanieria sp. NIES-3757, the DNA window TAATCTTTACTTTCTTTCCAAAAAGTATTGCTCAACTGTTTCAGCTTCAAAGTAATTACAGCAAAAATCACTAACAATATTTGGATCGTATGGTTTACAAGAAAAAATTTCTAGATACACTGAGTTATTCAACTCTGAAAAATGGGCAACAATAGAACTGGTTTCTACAAGTTGAACAATCGTATAACCTGTATTGATCGGTCGATTTTGACCAAATCTTTCTAATAAAGGTTCTCCATACATTTTCATGTCTAGAATTTCGCTGCACAATCGATTGAGAAAAGTAACTATCCGATCGCGGGAACGTACTTTACTAAGATTACATTGATAAATATTCAAAATTAATTCCTAACTAAAAATGTCTTTGGTATCAAATTCAAAATTTTCTCCAGGGTTAATTTCTAATTGCCTCATAGCATTTAACCTCCTGGGAATTAGAGCCAAAGAAGAATCAGCTACAGAACTTGCGGTAGGTAAACTTTAGCTCTCTCTGCTGACAATACTCTTAAGCCTATCTAAATTGACTTAAAACTCAATAATCTTCTGAGTTAATATCGTAGTTCTGACATAAGCTTAATTCGATCTGTCTTAACTTTTGCAACTTTTGCCGATCTTCTTCGGTGATTACTGCGTATTTGTGTTCTAAATCAATAATTTCCTCTTGGATGCGAGCAAGCTTGAAACCTACTGTTGTGGCGTTAGTTTTCATTATGTTCTCACCACCTAATCAGTGAACCATCTGCCGTTTTTTTTGGCGAATTGTAGTCAAAATTAGCAGAGTTGACGGTAACTTTGGGTAAGCAATTTTGCTTATCCAACTTTAATATAACGTAATTAGAGCAGCCCAAAACTTAAATGTTCAAAAACTAAATCCTTGTTACTACAGGAGTTTTACACATTTTGAGTCACCCAAATTATTGCGATCGCTAATGTGCCAGGCTACACCTGACCGCTTTTTCTAAACTAAAATTACTAAATTTAATTGAGATTTAAAGCCAAATATTGCCAAAGATGGCATTTATTTAAGAAATTTGAGCATTATTTCTCGTTAAAATAGAATTGTGAGAGCAAGGAGGTGTAGCCATGTCTACTTTTGTTGGCACACCAGTTAATAACAATCTCCAAGAATGATGTTAGGAATAGCTATTTTCATGATGAATGATGTTCCTCCTGAGGTATTAAAACAACATCCTGGTATACCTACTCACGAACAATTAGCAAAATGGATTCACCACAACTATTACTCTTCTGGTGTTTATCGGATGTCTTGTGTGCAAGATTTTGTTAAGTATTTTTTGAGCTAATACCTGAAATGACAACTAATCAATCGAACTTTATCTCAACTTTTTGCTTGCTTAAGTCCTTTAATATATTCTGATACCGAACCATCCCAATAACATTTTTCACATCTTCCGTTCTTGAATTCATGAATGCATAACTCATAACCATATAAAACATGAGAACATTCCGAACACAAAGAACTCATCTTTGAAGTTTGTTGATAATACAGACTACCGCATTCATTGCAAGTGTTAATTAATGACTTGTCCATTTTCTGATGACTTAGAAATCAAAAACTCAAGAAGCTGAGTTTTCAGTTGGGCTATCTCAATTTATATAAACTAATTAGTTTTTAATAAAAATAAGGCTAAAAACTGCACTCAATCAGAGTACAGATAGCCCCTAAAAAGTTAAAATATTCAACCAATGATTTAGAGATAAGGATGACTTTGTTGTGAACATTCTTTGTTCCAGCATTTGTTCAGTAATTTAATTTTATATAAATGCCAAAATAAACTCATATTCCAAACAGATTGAGGATCGCAAAGATGCTGATTAAGGTAATACCAGAAAGGATTGATTACTAATTTAATTTTTCTATTCATCGACCTAAAATTTCCTTGCCAATAAATTTTTATTTAAATCAAACTTCCAAACTAAACAATTTTCTAGAAGTAGATTTTCTAATACTAATGTGGCAGATATTACTCTCAATTTCCTTGGTCGTAATTGCGTAAAGTTGATAACTATTTTTCTAAATGTTAAGTAATTTTACGAATTGTCAATTGCAGTCATTTTAGCTCTGGTAATATCTAAAGTGATTTTTCCTCCAAAATCAGGGATAGGTGGAGCTAGTTTAGATAGCTTGACTCTTACTTGGTTAACTTTTTCGAGTCCTAATAGTTCTTCAGCGATCGCATTAACTAGTTTTTCAATTAAAGCGAATTTAGCAGTTTTAATTTTTTCTTTAACAATCGCGATCGCTTGGCGATAATCTAAGGTGTCTTCAATGCGATCGCTTTGAGCAGCAGGTTTTAAATCTACCCACAAGGTTAAATCTACTTCAAACCATTGCCCTAAAGTTTGTTCTTCTGGTAAAAAACCAGTGTATCCGTAACAGCGAATGCCAGTAACTTGAATTGAATCCATTTATTTAGTGAGTAGTTATCAGTAGGGGGCAAGGCAGTGCCTTGCGCGTACAGTTATCCCGTAGTAAAGATCGCTACACTGCACCGAAAAGTGGCATGAATCTTTTCTACACAATTGGAATTTATAAATCTTTGTGAGTAAAAGGTTTGGCATTATTCCCACTATAGGTAGCAGCAATATGACCATTACCAGTAACTTTATACTTATAAGTTACTAAACCTTCTAAACCAACTGGTCCTCTGGGGGGCATTTGTTGAGTACTAATACCTACTTCCGCGCCAAAACCATAGCGAAAACCGTCAGCAAAGCGAGTAGAACAGTTATGATAAACTCCAGCAGCATCTACTTGATTCTGAAATGTCTCTGCGGTTTGAGAGTTTTCTGTCACGATCGCATCAGTATGTTTAGAACCATAAGTATTTATATGCGCGATCGCAGTTGCTAAAGAGTTTACTATTTTAATAGAAAGAATTAAATCGCTATATTCTGTACTCCAATCAGTTTCCGTCGCAGGGGTAACAGGAATAATCTGACAGGTTTGTTCGTCTCCCCGCAATTCGACACCTTTAGCCGTTAATGCTAGAGCAATTTGTGGTAAAAATTCTGAAGCAATGGCTTGATGAATTAATAGAGTTTCAATGGCATTACAAGCTGCGGGATACTGAGTTTTGGCATCAACCGTAATGGTAATGGCTTTTTCTAGATCGGCATCCACATCAATATAAAGATGACAAATGCCATCAGCGTGTCCTAAAACAGGAATCCGAGTATTTTCTTGCACATAGCGCACAAAAGAATTAGAACCCCTAGGAATAATTAAATCTACATATTCATCTAAGGCTAATAACTGGTTAATTTCTTCTCTAGTAGTTAACAATTGTACAGTGGCAGGATCGACTTTAGTTGAAGAGAGAGCTTGATGAATTACTTTGACTAAAGCTTGACAAGAGCGAATTGCTTCCTTGCCTCCTTTGAGGATGACACCGTTACCCGATTTAATCGCCAGACTGGTGATTTGAATTAAAGCTTCTGGACGAGCTTCAAAAATAATACCCAACACACCTAAAGGACAAGTAACTCGCTGAAGAATTAACCCTTGATCCAACTCACGATAAATTTGCTTGACTCCAATCGGATCGGGTAATTTTGCTACATCTCTCACACCTGCGATCGCAGCTTGTAGTTTTGTCTCACCTAAATGCAATCTTGCGTATAAAGCTTGAGAAATTCCTTCTTCTTTAGCGATTTGACAATCTGTTTCGTTAGCAGCAAGAATTTCTGGAGTTGCTGAAGTAAGAGCATTCGCGATCGCTTCTAAAGCAAAATTGCGATCGTGATTTGATAATACTGCTAATTGGCGTGAAGCTTGACGAGTTTGTTTCGCCAATTCAACCAGAGAAGAACCGATTCCAGAAGCAACCATAATCCAACTTAGTCCAGAGTGCATCAACTATTGTAACTAATTGCTGGTCATATCATTTCTCAAGTTTGAAGTAGAACAAACCGCAATTTTTTTAGGGGTAAATTTTTAATCAATTGATTAATTACCTTATTTCCAGCCATTAGCAACCAAATTGAGATGGTGCATAAACCGATCTTGATCGACATACCAAAATAATGAAGACAGAAATTACTGCTTCATCAAAAGAGGTCTAGAAATCAATTATTATTGTGAGGTTATTATGAAATTCAGATTTGTTTCTCTCAGCCTATTATCTTTTTCAGCTTTATTACCCTTCACTCCTTCCTTTACCCCTGCTGCTAAAGCTTGCCTAGTTTACGATGTGAATACTCAAGTTGCCATTCACGGTTCCAAAACTCCCGCTCAACAAGAAAATAATGTTACTACAGGCAGTGATAATAACTGTTTTAACAACGTTGTCGGTGGTACTAATACTCAAGTTGGTATTGGTGGGGGTGAAGTACAACAAAGTCGTGATGCCGAATATTTTGTTGGTGGTGGCAATCAAAATAATACTGGTTTAACTACTCCTACAATTACCGTTACTCCTTCAACTCAAGTAGATGTTTACAGTCCCGCTCACGATCCTAATTTTCTCAAGGGTGTTACTGGTCAACAATAATAATTAGCAGTGATTATTATTGTTTATCAGATATATATTAAGTGCAGTCTCGATCTAGTTTGCCAGGCAAGTAAATACCCTATTATGAAAAACATTTGTTATAACTTTTGCTCTAAAAAATTTGGTTGATGCTCAAGAGCGAAGCATAAGGGAACCTCTTGCTTGATTTAACCAAACTAACAGCTAGTTATTTTAAACTTTTACACTGAGCTTGAAAACGGAGAAAATGATCGCATAATACTAAAGCTACCATTGCTTCAACCATCGGTACAGCCCTGGGTAAAACACAAGGATCGTGTCTACCTTTGGCAGCTAAAACAGTTTCTTCTCCAGTTTTCGTTACAGTACGTTGTTCCTTACCAATAGTGGCAGTGGGTTTAAATGCAGCACGCAAAATAATATTTTCGCCATTGGAAATACCGCCTTGAATGCCTCCCGAAAGATTAGTTACCGTTCGAGTCTCACCTTGTTCGTCAAGATAATATTCATCATTGTGTTCGCTACCTGTCATGGTTGTGCCAGCAAAACCCGAACCAATTTCAAATCCCTTAGTGGCAGGTAAAGACATCACAGCTTTAGCTAAATCTGCTTCTAATTTATCAAAGACTGGTTCACCTAAACCTTTGGGAACATTACGCGCTACACATTCAACTACACCGCCAAGGGAATCTTTGTCTCTTCTAGCGCGATCGATTAATTCGATCATTTTATCTGCATACTCAAGATTAGGACAACGAACGATATTACTTTCTACTTGTTCGAGGGTAACCGTATTACTATCTACTTGAGCTTCTAAATCTTTGATGCGTTTAACATAAGCAATTACCTCTACACCTGCTACTGAGTCCAGGATTTTTTTTGCGATCGCACCTGCTGCGACTCTCCCAATTGTTTCTCTGGCAGAAGATCTTCCCCCTCCTTGCCAATTACGAATACCATATTTAGCATCATAGGTAGCATCGGCATGGGAAGGACGATATTTAAACGCCATTTCATCGTAATCTTGAGAACGAGCGTCTTTATTTCTAACTAAAATTGCGATCGGTGTTCCTAAAGTTTTTCCTTCAAAGACACCAGAAACGATTTCACAGGTATCGCTTTCTTTTCTCGGTGTTGTAATTTTACTCTGTCCTGGTCGTCTACGATCCAAATCTACTTGAATTTCTGCTTCTGAAATCTCTAGTTGTGGTGGACAACCATCGATGACGACACCAACGCCACCACCATGCGATTCTCCAAAAGTTGTGATGCGAAATAGATGACCGAATGTGTTTCCCATGATTCAATAGCAAGAGCAAGCAATTCATAATTTTATCGTATTTCTAGCCCAGAGAAATTTTTGATCTTTACTCCAGCTAAAAAACTCTAGAAAATCAATAATGGTAGAGAAATAAAAAATTTAGGCGAAATTTATTTGATATTTTTATTTATTTTGAGTAATTAAAAGCGAATAGTCTCAAAATTGTGTTATACCTATTAAGGTTTTATAAATTTGGCTTGTATTTGAGGCAGTGTAAATAATTTTACCCTGCAACTTCATCTTGAAAGAATACTGGAAGTAATCAACTCAAATCTTGAGCCAATTCTGCTACTAAATATTCTAGTTAGCAGTTTTTTTATGTGCCAAATTTTAGCAGAGTAATCAAAATAATTAAGAGCAATTCATGACAGCAACTACCATCAAGGTTCAAATCAAACAGTCTCCTCAACTAGATAAAAAAATCAAATTAAGGGATATTATTAACACATTACCTAAAGAAGTTTTTGTTAAGAATTCAAAAAAAGCTTGGTCTAAATTAATCATAAATGTTCTTTTGGTGTGTTTAGGTTATTGGGGATTAGCAGTGTCTCCCTGGTTTGTTTTACCTTTGTTATGGATTTTTGTAGGAACTGGTTTAACTGGCTTTTTTGTAATTGGTCATGATTGCGGTCATCGTTCTTTTTCTAATCGTAATTGGGTTAACGATTTAGTTGGTCATCTGTTATTTTTACCTTTAATTTATCCTTATCACGCTTGGCGAATTCTTCATAATCATCATCACAAACACACCAATAAATTAAAAGTCGATAACGCTTGGGATCCTTTTACTTCAGAAGATTATGCTCAGTTTTCACCCCTAGTGCAGTGGTTTTATCGCAGATTACGAGGTTGGTTTTGGTGGGTAGGTTCAATTGCTCATTGGGCTAGTTTGCATTTTAATTGGTGGCAATTTGAAGGCAAACAAAGACAACAAGTTCGTTTCTCCGTGTTGGTAGTGTTGTTAGGCGGTGGAATTTTCTTATCTACATTACTAATGGCTACTGGTATTTGGGGTTTAGTTAAATTTTGGTTATTACCTTGGCTGGTTTATCATTTTTGGATGAGTACTTTTACTATCGTTCATCACACTATGCCAGAAATTCCTTTTCAATCAGAATTAGAATGGCATGAAGCTTCCGCCCAACTTTGTGGAACTGTGCATTGTAAATATCCTTGGTGGGTAGAGTTTTTGTGTCATGACATTAATGTTCACATTCCCCATCATCTTTCTAGTGGAATTCCCTGGTACAACTTACGTCAAGCTCATCAAAGTCTGAAAGAGAATTGGGGTGATTATCTATACGAGTCTGAATTTTCTTGGTCTTTGATCAAAAAAGTTGCCGAACAATGTCATTTATATGACAAACAGAATAATTATCGCACCTTCAAAACTTATCATCATTCTAACTAGCGATCGCTCTGTAGGGATGTTTCAAAAAACTTCCCTACTTCAAAAATATTCTTTTTTGGATTTTATATAACTCTTCCAAAATACACTGCTAACTCTGGATGAATAGGATGAGCGTAGAAGATTTTTTTTTTGAAAGTCTTTGACAATTGTTTTACCAATCATCATCCAAGCGCAGGCTTTCTGCCTCTTCCTGTAATTCCCGAAAATAATCGCTTTGAGTGATTTTAGCTACTTCCTGCTCCCGCTTCTTTTGGTCAATCTCGATTTTTAATTCTTCTAACTGCCGTTTGATTTGTTCTTCTTTATACTTGCGTTCGGTGATATCTTGAATAATACCTTCGTAATACAATATTGTGCCAGTTGTATCGTAGACTGCTCTGGTATCTTCTTCTACCCAAATAATACTGCCATCTTGACGGTAAACTTGGTACTCCCAGTTATGAACTTTTCCATACTTATCTAAGTGGCGTTGAAATTCCTCCCTACCTTCGGGATTTACATATACTTGGCTACTTATTTCGGTGACGTTAGCAATCATTTCTTCTGGAGAATCATAGCCGTACATTCTAGCCATTGCCGGATTGACGCTGATGAAACGACCGTCTGGACTAGACTGAAAAATTCCTTCTAGAGCATTTTCAAAGATACTACGATAGTTTTCTTCGGTAATTCGCAAAGCCTCATTTTTTTCCTTCAAAAGATGAAATGAATTTTTGAGTTGATGAGACATACTGTTAAAGGAATTTGCCAACTTTTCGATTTCGATGATGCGACTAGGTTGAACGTGCTGATCTAAGTTGCCTGCTGCAATATCTTCTGATGCTTGAGAAACTCGCATAATAGGATATGTAATCCAACGGGAAGTTAGAATGCCAAGGGCGATCGCGACTCCTAAGGCTCCCAGACTTAACCACAAAGTATTACGCTGACTAGCATTAATCTGTGCCATAAAATCCGCTTCGGGAATGGTTAGAATTACCAGCCAATCTAGATTTCTATCCTGGAAAGGAACTACCTGAACGTATTGCCTCTCTCCATTGAGCTTAAAATCGAGTTGTTGCACAGACTGAATTTGATTGAGGTTGCTAAATTGAGTGTTCAGATACTCTGCTGTCCCTCGAATATTTGCATTAGTACTGGTTGTAGCCAAAAGTCTTTCACTCTGTTCGCCACTTCCTGTAACCATCTGTTCTTGAGACGAGGTGGCGACCAATCTTCCCGATCGCTCTACAATAAAGGCAGTACCTGTCTTACCAATCTCCAGGTTTTGCAAAAAAATACTCAACTCTTGGGGTAAGAAAAAGTCAGTAGCACAGACTCCAATTAAAGTGCTTGTTTGATCGTAGACAGGAACACTTGCTGTAACCGTAGGAAACAGAGTGGAAAAAGAGAGATAGATTTCACTCCACACTTCCCCACCTGCTGCTTTTGCTGCTTCATACCAGGGGCGCGTGCGCGGATCGAAGGGTTTATCGAAAGTGCCAATTTGTTGCATTGTACGATCGCCTTGACTATCGAAGCCGAAACCCTGGCGAATAAAGTTTGTATCAGAATTGCTAAATTGCAAAATAACCTGCGTGGGATCTTGCTCAGAAAGCCTTCTCACGCCAAAGAACCCACCCTCCTCATCTCCACAATACATAAAGCTCAAGGTTGGATAACTCTGCATTTGCTGCCAAAATAGATGTTCACCTCTGGGATTGCTGACATCAATATCTCCCCGAGCAAAGGCGGTGGCATTTAAGCGATTAATCGACTTAGGAATTTCAATATAAGAATCTAGTTTTTCTGTAATTCGATTGCTAAGTTCGGTGCGTAACTGACTGGCAACATCATTAATTGCCTTTTGTCCGCTACGGTAAGCAATAAACCAAACCAAGCCAACAGCAGCAACTATTTGTAGAACGAAAGGAACAACCAATGTAGTTCGTAAGCGAAACTTGCGGAGAGAGCGATCGCTTAAATCTTTTGAAGTAATCATTATTAAATAAAGCTTATTTTTTTAATTAATTACGGAGCGTAGAAGCCGAGGGGTCGTGGGGCGAATCGAATTCGCCCCCTAGAGAACCCCGTCCCGAATTCAATTCGGGGGATAGCTCCTTACCAGCCATCAACTAAATCATTGCCTTCAAT includes these proteins:
- a CDS encoding fatty acid desaturase: MTATTIKVQIKQSPQLDKKIKLRDIINTLPKEVFVKNSKKAWSKLIINVLLVCLGYWGLAVSPWFVLPLLWIFVGTGLTGFFVIGHDCGHRSFSNRNWVNDLVGHLLFLPLIYPYHAWRILHNHHHKHTNKLKVDNAWDPFTSEDYAQFSPLVQWFYRRLRGWFWWVGSIAHWASLHFNWWQFEGKQRQQVRFSVLVVLLGGGIFLSTLLMATGIWGLVKFWLLPWLVYHFWMSTFTIVHHTMPEIPFQSELEWHEASAQLCGTVHCKYPWWVEFLCHDINVHIPHHLSSGIPWYNLRQAHQSLKENWGDYLYESEFSWSLIKKVAEQCHLYDKQNNYRTFKTYHHSN
- a CDS encoding Chorismate synthase produces the protein MGNTFGHLFRITTFGESHGGGVGVVIDGCPPQLEISEAEIQVDLDRRRPGQSKITTPRKESDTCEIVSGVFEGKTLGTPIAILVRNKDARSQDYDEMAFKYRPSHADATYDAKYGIRNWQGGGRSSARETIGRVAAGAIAKKILDSVAGVEVIAYVKRIKDLEAQVDSNTVTLEQVESNIVRCPNLEYADKMIELIDRARRDKDSLGGVVECVARNVPKGLGEPVFDKLEADLAKAVMSLPATKGFEIGSGFAGTTMTGSEHNDEYYLDEQGETRTVTNLSGGIQGGISNGENIILRAAFKPTATIGKEQRTVTKTGEETVLAAKGRHDPCVLPRAVPMVEAMVALVLCDHFLRFQAQCKSLK
- a CDS encoding gamma-glutamyl phosphate reductase, with the translated sequence MHSGLSWIMVASGIGSSLVELAKQTRQASRQLAVLSNHDRNFALEAIANALTSATPEILAANETDCQIAKEEGISQALYARLHLGETKLQAAIAGVRDVAKLPDPIGVKQIYRELDQGLILQRVTCPLGVLGIIFEARPEALIQITSLAIKSGNGVILKGGKEAIRSCQALVKVIHQALSSTKVDPATVQLLTTREEINQLLALDEYVDLIIPRGSNSFVRYVQENTRIPVLGHADGICHLYIDVDADLEKAITITVDAKTQYPAACNAIETLLIHQAIASEFLPQIALALTAKGVELRGDEQTCQIIPVTPATETDWSTEYSDLILSIKIVNSLATAIAHINTYGSKHTDAIVTENSQTAETFQNQVDAAGVYHNCSTRFADGFRYGFGAEVGISTQQMPPRGPVGLEGLVTYKYKVTGNGHIAATYSGNNAKPFTHKDL
- a CDS encoding putative PAS/PAC sensor protein, whose amino-acid sequence is MITSKDLSDRSLRKFRLRTTLVVPFVLQIVAAVGLVWFIAYRSGQKAINDVASQLRTELSNRITEKLDSYIEIPKSINRLNATAFARGDIDVSNPRGEHLFWQQMQSYPTLSFMYCGDEEGGFFGVRRLSEQDPTQVILQFSNSDTNFIRQGFGFDSQGDRTMQQIGTFDKPFDPRTRPWYEAAKAAGGEVWSEIYLSFSTLFPTVTASVPVYDQTSTLIGVCATDFFLPQELSIFLQNLEIGKTGTAFIVERSGRLVATSSQEQMVTGSGEQSERLLATTSTNANIRGTAEYLNTQFSNLNQIQSVQQLDFKLNGERQYVQVVPFQDRNLDWLVILTIPEADFMAQINASQRNTLWLSLGALGVAIALGILTSRWITYPIMRVSQASEDIAAGNLDQHVQPSRIIEIEKLANSFNSMSHQLKNSFHLLKEKNEALRITEENYRSIFENALEGIFQSSPDGRFISVNPAMARMYGYDSPEEMIANVTEISSQVYVNPEGREEFQRHLDKYGKVHNWEYQVYRQDGSIIWVEEDTRAVYDTTGTILYYEGIIQDITERKYKEEQIKRQLEELKIEIDQKKREQEVAKITQSDYFRELQEEAESLRLDDDW
- a CDS encoding dihydroneopterin aldolase; protein product: MDSIQVTGIRCYGYTGFLPEEQTLGQWFEVDLTLWVDLKPAAQSDRIEDTLDYRQAIAIVKEKIKTAKFALIEKLVNAIAEELLGLEKVNQVRVKLSKLAPPIPDFGGKITLDITRAKMTAIDNS
- a CDS encoding hypothetical protein (conserved hypothetical protein) is translated as MNRKIKLVINPFWYYLNQHLCDPQSVWNMSLFWHLYKIKLLNKCWNKECSQQSHPYL